One region of Natronolimnobius baerhuensis genomic DNA includes:
- a CDS encoding SLC13 family permease produces the protein MGYRRHLERIQAPVVAFPLSVVTALVTGLALESATGSLETASMLAITVFCIGLWILTPIPPAYTGVLGIGLLAIVFSPAAALTGFQQPATWLIGFGLLMGEATRRSGLAIWAGHRLAAATLSSASKPSPLQAYRRLLLGLALGAHALALFIPSSLVRVLILAPVLLEIGSRFDSREARVGIFLGPLFASFYGSSGILTADLPNIIIAEFGQSLGNHRIGWAEWALQLYPIMGLTRVLLVVGIVYLLFRPPSDAAGDSVAFDGRTHTAGSAERRMGAFLLVGALVWATDFVHGFHPVVGAVAVVALAFLPGIGVVDFETVGTETDFSILFFIAAVFAIGDGLAATGFTDTAAESLLALAPMDAPLPIVLAFVFVCTVLLAFSMEGLAVASVFTPILISYAEAAGLPLEPVLLTEAIALTTFFFPYQSAVLVVILAQGVVDAGELIKALVLCSLATIVLLLPLQLALFGLVY, from the coding sequence ATGGGATACCGACGACACCTCGAGCGTATTCAAGCTCCAGTCGTCGCGTTTCCTCTCTCGGTGGTGACTGCGCTCGTAACCGGCCTCGCCCTCGAGTCGGCGACCGGCTCGCTCGAGACGGCATCGATGCTCGCGATCACGGTGTTCTGTATCGGACTCTGGATTCTGACGCCGATTCCGCCGGCCTACACCGGCGTCCTCGGCATCGGGCTGCTCGCAATCGTGTTCTCGCCGGCAGCTGCACTAACCGGCTTTCAGCAGCCGGCGACGTGGCTCATCGGCTTCGGCCTGTTGATGGGTGAGGCCACGCGACGAAGCGGGCTGGCGATCTGGGCGGGCCACCGACTCGCAGCCGCGACGCTCTCGAGTGCGTCCAAGCCGTCGCCGCTGCAGGCGTATCGCCGACTCCTCCTCGGGCTTGCCCTCGGCGCGCACGCACTCGCGCTGTTTATCCCGTCGTCGCTCGTTCGCGTGCTGATTCTCGCCCCCGTGTTGCTCGAGATCGGATCCCGATTCGACTCGCGAGAGGCCCGTGTCGGTATCTTTCTCGGTCCGCTCTTTGCCTCGTTCTACGGTTCGTCCGGAATTTTGACGGCTGATCTGCCGAACATCATCATCGCGGAGTTCGGCCAGTCACTCGGGAACCATCGAATCGGCTGGGCTGAGTGGGCGTTGCAACTGTATCCGATCATGGGCCTGACGCGGGTCCTGCTCGTCGTTGGCATCGTTTATTTGCTGTTTCGGCCGCCGAGCGACGCGGCTGGAGATTCCGTCGCGTTCGACGGAAGAACACACACTGCCGGCAGCGCCGAGCGCCGAATGGGCGCGTTCTTGCTCGTTGGCGCACTCGTCTGGGCGACCGATTTCGTCCACGGGTTCCATCCAGTCGTCGGCGCGGTTGCCGTCGTCGCGCTCGCGTTCCTCCCGGGCATCGGCGTCGTCGACTTCGAAACTGTCGGCACCGAGACGGACTTCTCGATCCTGTTTTTCATCGCGGCCGTGTTCGCAATCGGCGACGGACTCGCGGCGACCGGATTCACGGACACTGCAGCCGAGTCGCTGCTGGCGCTCGCGCCGATGGACGCACCGCTTCCCATCGTGCTTGCGTTCGTCTTTGTCTGTACCGTCCTGCTTGCCTTTTCGATGGAAGGACTCGCCGTCGCCAGCGTCTTTACGCCCATCCTGATCTCCTACGCCGAGGCCGCCGGACTCCCACTCGAGCCCGTGTTGCTGACCGAGGCCATCGCGTTGACCACGTTCTTCTTCCCGTATCAGTCGGCGGTGCTCGTCGTCATCCTCGCACAGGGCGTCGTCGACGCCGGCGAACTGATCAAAGCCCTTGTTCTGTGCTCGCTCGCGACAATCGTGCTCTTGCTCCCGCTGCAACTGGCGCTGTTTGGCCTGGTGTACTGA
- a CDS encoding MATE family efflux transporter: protein MSRYPNPLRLTILWIGLLLARVGLIDRDRAIETTDLAWPRIVTGIARMSKNAVDVAMVGVAVGSSAIAGVGLAGPYWGLAFALGGGVAGGTIALVSQRFGAGAHEELGRAVRSSTLFAIALTLPVTAVFWVYSVELISLLTNETQVINHGATYLQVVSLGIPFAALNLVGSRTLVGADDAYTAMQVRAGGAVMNIGLNAVFIFGLNLDVAGAALGTVLSNLAVASVFALGIVRGRVVGIGEFPVQIDPFGTYVDSDMIADIVSIGTPIGARNLVWTVAEFPMLWVVGSFGETTLAAFIIARRIWGLMNTPGWGFGLASSSLVGQSLGQNNEGVAEAYGRDIIRFAVATYAVSAVLIAIFAEQIVVLFAEDPTGPVIPIAVSLVYAACFATLFQGVSGAAAGPLDASGDTRIPFISQVIGMFFVAIPLAFLGATTSLGYWGLYLAFVAETSVPAIINYWRFRTNKWKKISQGYRPDAASTSD from the coding sequence GTGTCTCGGTATCCAAACCCCCTTCGACTGACAATACTCTGGATCGGACTCCTACTCGCACGGGTCGGTCTCATCGACCGCGACCGTGCAATCGAGACCACGGACCTCGCGTGGCCCCGCATCGTGACCGGCATCGCACGAATGTCGAAAAACGCCGTCGACGTCGCGATGGTTGGCGTCGCCGTCGGCTCATCGGCAATCGCGGGCGTCGGTCTCGCTGGCCCCTACTGGGGGCTCGCGTTCGCCCTTGGCGGCGGCGTCGCTGGCGGGACAATCGCCCTCGTCTCACAGCGCTTCGGTGCCGGCGCTCACGAGGAACTCGGCCGAGCCGTTCGCTCGAGCACGCTGTTCGCTATTGCCCTCACACTGCCGGTGACGGCCGTTTTCTGGGTGTACTCCGTTGAACTCATCTCGTTACTTACCAACGAGACGCAGGTGATCAACCATGGCGCGACGTACCTGCAGGTCGTTTCACTCGGCATTCCGTTCGCGGCGCTGAATCTCGTCGGGAGCCGAACGCTCGTCGGTGCTGACGACGCCTACACGGCGATGCAGGTACGTGCCGGCGGTGCCGTGATGAACATCGGACTCAACGCTGTGTTCATCTTCGGCCTCAACCTGGATGTCGCTGGCGCGGCGCTCGGCACTGTCCTCTCGAACCTCGCCGTCGCATCCGTGTTCGCCCTCGGAATCGTCCGTGGCCGGGTTGTCGGAATCGGCGAATTTCCGGTCCAGATCGATCCGTTCGGCACGTACGTCGATTCCGACATGATCGCCGACATCGTGAGCATCGGTACTCCAATCGGCGCGCGAAACCTGGTTTGGACCGTTGCCGAGTTCCCGATGCTCTGGGTCGTTGGCTCCTTCGGCGAGACGACACTCGCCGCGTTCATCATTGCCCGGCGCATCTGGGGACTGATGAACACGCCCGGCTGGGGCTTCGGACTCGCCTCCTCGAGTCTGGTCGGTCAGTCACTTGGGCAGAACAACGAGGGTGTCGCAGAGGCCTACGGTCGCGATATCATCCGCTTCGCCGTTGCAACGTACGCTGTCTCTGCGGTTCTCATCGCCATCTTCGCCGAACAGATCGTCGTGCTGTTCGCCGAAGATCCAACGGGGCCGGTGATCCCAATCGCTGTAAGCCTCGTCTATGCCGCCTGTTTCGCGACGCTGTTCCAGGGCGTCTCCGGCGCTGCTGCAGGGCCGTTAGACGCCAGTGGCGATACGCGGATTCCGTTCATCAGTCAGGTGATCGGGATGTTCTTCGTGGCGATCCCGCTTGCGTTCCTCGGCGCGACGACGAGTCTTGGCTACTGGGGGCTGTACCTCGCGTTCGTCGCTGAAACGTCCGTTCCAGCGATCATCAACTACTGGCGATTCCGAACGAACAAGTGGAAGAAGATCAGTCAGGGCTACCGCCCGGACGCTGCGAGCACCTCGGACTGA
- a CDS encoding fumarylacetoacetate hydrolase family protein codes for MRYYQLREDGTPRLAVQTADGLFDLTAAKDRLQTLEDLFCAADITDRSIDDVTDDLLEDAVPLDAEVADGDALAAPVSSEIWAAGVTYRISEEARQAESDTPDMYIDVYESDRPEVFFKATPERTVDPEEPVGIRADSEWDVPEPELGVVLSDGDIVGYTVGNDMSSRSIEGENPLYLPQAKVYDKCCSIGPCVRSADSIEDPHDLEMWMTISRDGEVLYDDATNTGKMVRSVEELVDCYTAHNAVPDVAVLLTGTSLVPDESFTLEEGDEIEIGLEGIGTLSNTVVEV; via the coding sequence ATGCGTTATTACCAGTTACGTGAGGATGGGACGCCTCGCCTCGCAGTGCAGACTGCTGATGGATTGTTTGATCTGACCGCCGCAAAGGATCGTCTCCAGACGCTCGAGGATCTCTTCTGTGCAGCCGACATCACTGACCGATCAATCGATGACGTTACTGATGACCTCCTCGAGGATGCAGTGCCACTCGACGCTGAGGTAGCCGACGGCGACGCGCTGGCTGCACCCGTCTCGAGTGAGATCTGGGCGGCTGGCGTCACCTACCGCATTAGTGAAGAAGCCCGTCAGGCCGAAAGCGATACGCCGGACATGTACATTGATGTCTACGAAAGTGATCGTCCGGAAGTCTTCTTCAAAGCCACGCCGGAGCGAACCGTCGACCCCGAGGAGCCGGTCGGTATTCGAGCCGATTCCGAATGGGACGTTCCAGAGCCGGAACTTGGCGTCGTCCTCTCGGATGGCGACATCGTCGGCTACACCGTCGGGAACGACATGAGTAGCCGCTCGATTGAAGGAGAAAATCCACTGTATCTCCCACAGGCGAAAGTCTACGACAAGTGTTGTTCGATTGGACCGTGTGTCCGTTCGGCCGATTCCATCGAGGATCCACACGACCTCGAGATGTGGATGACAATCAGTCGCGACGGCGAGGTCCTGTACGACGACGCGACAAACACGGGCAAGATGGTCCGATCCGTCGAGGAACTCGTCGACTGCTATACGGCACACAACGCCGTTCCCGACGTCGCCGTCCTGCTCACCGGGACCTCACTCGTCCCCGACGAGTCATTTACACTCGAGGAAGGCGACGAAATCGAAATCGGACTCGAGGGAATTGGGACGCTCTCAAACACCGTCGTCGAAGTATAA
- a CDS encoding ABC transporter substrate-binding protein produces the protein MPANNHRKESLSRRKLLALSGATGAAALAGCFGGDDDSASDLIEEHDLDTVEVDYNENYEDEYDQAVPAGDVNPYNDDYLFNPYTPAWDSGDGGQEFTNEYLAVYNTSIGEFVPRVADDWEIDDDLTTTIYISEDYGWSDGSDITAHDFETEMRLAAYMGMGMQNFVDPDEGIYAEDDYTLVIEPEDEYSDLEDELWMNNWAETILQVSDAQFGQYIEAFEDAEDEDEMQSVRQDVLGFEPSWDEKLYSGPFVFVEANEQYADQVPNPEHPIAQDWEFYCRYGVYTDEEGAQAGEVDWVHNDPTIEDLPDIYDEPPVSFSGQSFAIIFGVEDEYIREYPEVRQAITYAIDLENVVEVAAPGTPVDEYSTGIDYGYVENFVHGDVLDAMPNYAPEDTDRAAELLEEVGFEQDDGEWLTPDGDTWTLNFPVGDWFETHSEIMSNNLAEFGIDMDYYVEEFATWEAETDANLDYDLTVHLNYGMARDYHPYSDLEEEFHNPDRGLFTERTGIVDEQVEVPEVGDPEGDMVTFDIEEELEAMATAQSEEELMDHSTNLAWVHNQLLPGATVFPWSEHYFVNAAEWDFDLETDDWLTSNRIAHYLLQNGLQAE, from the coding sequence ATGCCAGCAAACAATCACCGCAAGGAATCTCTGTCCCGCAGAAAACTGTTAGCCCTCTCGGGTGCCACTGGTGCCGCAGCCCTCGCAGGCTGTTTCGGTGGCGACGACGATAGCGCGAGCGACCTCATCGAGGAACACGACCTCGACACCGTTGAGGTCGACTACAACGAAAACTACGAAGACGAGTACGATCAGGCTGTCCCCGCGGGCGACGTTAACCCGTACAACGACGACTACCTGTTCAACCCGTACACTCCCGCATGGGACTCGGGCGACGGTGGTCAGGAGTTCACCAACGAGTACCTCGCCGTCTACAACACGTCAATTGGCGAGTTCGTTCCCCGCGTGGCCGACGACTGGGAGATCGACGACGATCTGACCACAACGATCTACATTAGCGAGGACTACGGCTGGTCTGACGGCAGCGACATCACGGCACACGACTTCGAGACCGAGATGCGTCTCGCCGCCTACATGGGCATGGGAATGCAGAACTTCGTCGACCCCGACGAAGGCATCTACGCCGAGGACGACTACACGCTCGTCATCGAACCTGAAGACGAGTACAGTGACCTCGAGGACGAGCTGTGGATGAACAACTGGGCAGAGACGATCCTGCAGGTTAGCGATGCCCAATTCGGCCAGTACATCGAAGCGTTCGAAGACGCCGAGGACGAAGACGAGATGCAGAGCGTCCGCCAGGACGTGCTCGGCTTCGAGCCAAGCTGGGACGAGAAACTGTACTCGGGGCCGTTCGTGTTCGTCGAGGCCAACGAACAGTACGCCGACCAGGTTCCAAACCCAGAGCACCCAATCGCACAGGATTGGGAGTTCTACTGCCGCTACGGTGTCTACACCGACGAGGAAGGGGCACAGGCTGGGGAGGTCGACTGGGTCCACAACGACCCAACCATCGAAGACCTGCCTGACATCTACGACGAGCCGCCGGTGTCGTTCTCCGGTCAGTCGTTCGCGATCATTTTCGGCGTCGAAGACGAGTACATCCGTGAGTACCCCGAAGTGCGTCAGGCAATCACCTACGCCATCGACTTGGAGAACGTCGTCGAGGTCGCCGCACCCGGTACCCCAGTCGACGAGTACTCGACCGGTATCGACTACGGCTACGTCGAGAACTTCGTCCACGGGGACGTCCTCGACGCAATGCCAAACTACGCGCCAGAAGACACCGACAGAGCCGCAGAACTGCTCGAAGAGGTCGGCTTCGAGCAGGACGATGGTGAGTGGTTGACCCCCGACGGTGACACGTGGACACTTAACTTCCCAGTTGGCGACTGGTTCGAAACCCACTCGGAGATTATGTCCAACAACCTCGCCGAGTTCGGTATCGACATGGACTACTACGTTGAGGAATTCGCAACGTGGGAAGCCGAAACCGACGCCAACCTCGACTACGACCTGACCGTCCACCTGAACTACGGGATGGCACGTGACTACCACCCATACTCCGACCTCGAAGAGGAGTTCCACAACCCAGACCGTGGGCTGTTCACTGAGCGAACAGGTATCGTCGACGAGCAAGTCGAAGTGCCTGAAGTCGGTGACCCTGAGGGTGACATGGTCACGTTCGATATCGAAGAGGAACTCGAGGCCATGGCAACCGCACAGAGCGAGGAGGAACTCATGGATCACTCGACGAACCTCGCATGGGTCCACAACCAGCTCCTTCCCGGTGCGACGGTCTTCCCATGGAGTGAACACTACTTCGTCAACGCTGCCGAATGGGACTTCGACCTCGAGACCGACGACTGGCTGACCTCGAACCGTATCGCTCACTACCTGCTCCAGAACGGACTGCAGGCAGAGTAA
- a CDS encoding NAD(P)-dependent glycerol-1-phosphate dehydrogenase — translation MFEKSTWIRLPRNVIVGHGVRSSVVEVVDDLHLQGRPLFVTSPTPKRVAADPIAADFEATGIEPAIVSVDTASFDAVEEVIETAEAADASYLVGIGGGKAIDIAKMASDHLEMGFLSVPTAASHDGIVSNRGSVPDGDTRHSVAAEPPLAVVADTGILAEAPWELTTAGCADIISNYTAVMDWRLAKRLKDVEYSEYAAALAEMTAEILVDNADLIRPGLEESAWVVTKALMSSGVAMSIADSSRPASGAEHLFSHQLDRLAPDAALHGHQVGVGSIMTAYLHGGDHGFWTNIRDALSSIDAPTTADELGIDDETVIEALTTCHEIRDRYTILGDGMNERAARDVAKRTGVIS, via the coding sequence ATGTTCGAGAAGTCGACGTGGATTCGACTCCCACGAAATGTTATCGTCGGCCACGGCGTCCGCTCGTCGGTCGTCGAGGTCGTCGACGATCTTCATCTCCAGGGGCGGCCGCTGTTCGTCACCAGTCCGACGCCAAAACGCGTCGCTGCCGATCCAATCGCCGCCGATTTTGAGGCAACCGGCATCGAACCGGCTATCGTTTCGGTCGACACCGCGAGTTTCGACGCCGTCGAAGAGGTCATCGAAACCGCCGAGGCTGCAGACGCCTCGTATCTGGTCGGTATCGGCGGCGGCAAAGCTATCGACATCGCCAAAATGGCTAGCGACCATCTCGAGATGGGGTTTCTCTCGGTGCCGACGGCGGCCAGCCACGACGGCATCGTGAGCAATCGCGGCTCGGTACCCGACGGCGATACCCGCCACAGCGTCGCCGCGGAACCGCCGCTTGCGGTCGTCGCTGATACCGGCATCCTCGCCGAAGCGCCATGGGAGCTGACCACTGCGGGCTGTGCCGACATCATCTCGAACTACACCGCGGTGATGGACTGGCGACTCGCGAAGCGACTCAAAGACGTCGAGTACTCCGAGTACGCGGCCGCGCTCGCGGAGATGACTGCCGAAATCCTCGTCGATAACGCCGATCTCATTCGGCCCGGCTTAGAGGAGTCGGCCTGGGTCGTCACCAAGGCGCTCATGTCCTCCGGTGTCGCGATGAGCATCGCTGACTCCTCGCGTCCGGCCAGCGGAGCCGAACACCTCTTTTCGCACCAACTCGACCGGCTTGCACCCGACGCGGCGCTGCACGGCCACCAGGTCGGCGTCGGCTCGATCATGACAGCGTACCTCCACGGCGGCGACCACGGATTCTGGACGAACATTCGTGACGCCCTCTCGAGTATCGACGCGCCGACGACGGCCGACGAACTCGGCATCGACGACGAGACCGTCATCGAGGCGTTGACGACCTGCCACGAGATTCGCGACCGCTATACGATTCTCGGCGACGGCATGAACGAACGGGCGGCTCGAGACGTGGCAAAAAGAACTGGCGTCATCTCCTGA
- the xacF gene encoding 2,5-dioxovalerate dehydrogenase, with protein MTERYQNYIDGSWTDAETGDTLETTDPAAPSETVAEYQESGVEDANAAVEAAAAAEDEWAETPAPQRGAILRETATILADRKEELTDLLTREEGKTHAEAGGEVQRAIDIFYYYAEKTRDLGGSVKSASGPRTNLYIKDEPVGVAALITPWNYPIAIPAWKIAPALATGNTLVLNPASVAPGVALEIFDALDEAGLPDGVANVVTGPGSTVGDAIINHEDVDAVSFTGSGEVGHMVYDQATNDGKRVQTELGGKNPTVVTDSADVEEAAEIVANGAFGVTGQACTACSRAIVHTDVYDEFVDAVVAQAESIEIGPGDEYDMGPQVTESELEGTLDYIEVAENEGATLATGGNEPEGDRFGEGYYVEPTVFSDVDNDFRIAQEEVFGPVLAVIEVEDFESGLEAANDIDYGLSASIVTDDHTEAERFVDEVESGVAKVNDKTTGLELHVPFGGFKQSSSETWREQGDAGIDFYTIEKTVYDSF; from the coding sequence GTGACAGAACGCTACCAAAACTACATCGACGGCAGTTGGACGGACGCAGAAACAGGCGACACGCTCGAGACGACGGACCCAGCAGCACCGTCCGAGACGGTTGCCGAATATCAGGAATCTGGTGTCGAGGACGCAAACGCCGCCGTTGAGGCGGCCGCAGCGGCCGAAGACGAGTGGGCAGAAACGCCAGCCCCACAGCGCGGTGCCATCCTGCGCGAGACGGCAACGATCCTCGCCGACCGCAAGGAGGAACTCACGGACCTGCTGACGCGTGAAGAGGGGAAGACTCACGCTGAAGCCGGTGGCGAGGTCCAGCGTGCAATCGATATTTTCTACTACTACGCCGAGAAGACGCGTGATCTCGGTGGCTCGGTCAAAAGCGCAAGCGGCCCGCGCACGAACCTCTATATCAAAGATGAGCCAGTCGGCGTTGCCGCACTGATTACGCCGTGGAACTACCCAATCGCAATCCCTGCCTGGAAGATCGCACCCGCACTCGCGACGGGTAACACGCTCGTCCTCAACCCGGCATCGGTCGCACCCGGTGTCGCCCTCGAGATCTTCGATGCGCTCGACGAAGCCGGTCTCCCAGACGGCGTCGCAAACGTCGTCACCGGTCCCGGCAGCACCGTCGGTGACGCAATCATCAACCACGAGGACGTCGACGCTGTCTCCTTTACCGGCTCCGGCGAAGTCGGTCACATGGTCTACGATCAGGCCACCAACGACGGCAAGCGCGTCCAGACCGAACTCGGTGGCAAGAACCCAACGGTCGTCACCGACAGCGCGGATGTCGAGGAAGCCGCAGAAATTGTCGCCAACGGCGCATTCGGCGTCACCGGCCAGGCCTGTACCGCTTGCTCACGCGCAATCGTCCACACCGATGTCTACGACGAGTTTGTCGACGCTGTCGTCGCACAGGCCGAATCCATCGAGATTGGCCCCGGCGACGAGTACGACATGGGTCCACAGGTCACCGAGAGCGAACTCGAGGGCACCCTCGATTACATCGAGGTTGCTGAAAACGAAGGCGCAACGCTCGCAACCGGCGGCAACGAGCCAGAAGGCGACCGATTCGGTGAGGGCTACTACGTCGAGCCGACTGTCTTCAGCGATGTCGATAACGACTTCCGCATCGCCCAGGAGGAAGTCTTCGGTCCGGTCCTCGCAGTTATCGAAGTCGAGGACTTCGAGAGCGGTCTCGAGGCGGCCAACGACATCGATTACGGCCTGTCGGCAAGTATCGTGACCGACGACCACACGGAAGCAGAGCGCTTCGTTGACGAAGTCGAATCCGGCGTTGCGAAGGTCAACGACAAGACGACCGGCCTCGAACTCCACGTCCCATTCGGTGGCTTCAAACAGTCCTCGAGTGAGACCTGGCGCGAGCAGGGCGACGCAGGCATCGACTTCTACACCATCGAAAAGACCGTCTACGACAGCTTCTAA
- a CDS encoding mandelate racemase/muconate lactonizing enzyme family protein, producing the protein MPNYRKLHDPNAEYTMRDLSGESMDLTADRGPRDVKITDVQTTMVDGNYPWILVRVYTDAGIVGNGECYWGGGDDAIMQRMAPFIIGENPLDIDRLYEHMIQKMSGEGSISGKTISAISGIEIALHDIAGKILDVPAYQLLGGKYRDEARIYCDLHTEDEANPTACADEGERVVEDLGYDAIKFDLDVPSGHEKDRANRHLRGPEIDHKVQIVKEVTERVGDRADVAFDCHWAFSSGSAHRLADALEEYDVWWLEDPVPPENHDVQQEVTQHTTTPIATGENVYRTHGQRRLLENQAVDIIAPDLPRVGGMRETVKIANLADLYYIPVAMHNVSSPIGTMASAQAAVSIPNSLAVEYHSYQLGWWEDLVEEDNLIENGGMEVPEEPGLGLTLDFDAVEEHMVEGETLFDEA; encoded by the coding sequence ATGCCGAACTATCGGAAACTTCACGATCCGAACGCAGAGTATACGATGCGGGACCTCTCCGGGGAGTCGATGGACCTCACCGCCGACCGAGGGCCACGCGACGTCAAAATCACGGATGTCCAGACGACGATGGTCGACGGGAACTACCCGTGGATCCTCGTGCGCGTCTACACCGACGCCGGTATCGTCGGCAACGGTGAGTGTTACTGGGGCGGCGGTGACGACGCAATCATGCAGCGGATGGCGCCATTCATCATTGGCGAAAACCCACTTGACATCGACCGGCTCTACGAGCACATGATCCAGAAGATGTCCGGTGAAGGCTCCATTTCGGGCAAGACGATCTCCGCAATTTCGGGCATCGAGATTGCGCTTCACGACATCGCCGGAAAGATCCTCGACGTGCCTGCCTACCAGCTCCTTGGTGGCAAGTACCGCGACGAGGCCCGGATCTACTGTGACCTGCACACCGAAGACGAAGCCAACCCAACCGCCTGTGCCGACGAAGGTGAACGCGTCGTCGAAGACCTCGGCTACGACGCCATCAAGTTCGACCTCGACGTCCCATCGGGCCACGAGAAAGACCGCGCAAACCGCCACCTCCGCGGCCCCGAGATCGACCACAAGGTCCAGATCGTCAAGGAAGTCACGGAACGTGTCGGCGACCGCGCCGACGTCGCATTTGACTGCCACTGGGCCTTCAGCTCCGGCAGCGCCCACCGCCTTGCCGACGCACTCGAAGAGTACGACGTCTGGTGGCTCGAGGACCCTGTCCCGCCAGAGAACCACGACGTCCAGCAGGAGGTTACCCAGCACACCACGACGCCGATTGCAACCGGTGAGAACGTCTACCGAACCCACGGTCAGCGCCGCCTGCTCGAGAACCAGGCCGTTGACATCATCGCGCCCGACCTGCCCCGCGTCGGTGGGATGCGCGAGACCGTCAAGATCGCGAACCTCGCAGATCTGTACTACATCCCGGTCGCGATGCACAACGTTTCCTCGCCAATCGGCACCATGGCCTCCGCACAGGCCGCTGTTTCAATTCCGAACTCGCTCGCTGTTGAGTACCACAGCTACCAGCTGGGCTGGTGGGAAGACCTCGTCGAGGAGGACAACCTCATCGAGAACGGTGGCATGGAAGTGCCCGAAGAACCAGGTCTCGGCCTGACGCTCGACTTCGACGCTGTCGAAGAGCACATGGTTGAAGGCGAGACGTTGTTCGACGAGGCGTAA
- the gfo6 gene encoding D-xylose 1-dehydrogenase Gfo6: MDTRPLISRFTERDWETDETDGTVRFALVGLGWWTMDVVVPAIEQSDYCETTVLVSSSTEKAERLADENNVESGITYDEFHDGAAVEEYDAVYIGTPNAYHLDYVETAADLEKAVLCEKPLEATVERAEQLVEAAEDADIPLMTAYRMHTEPAVRRAKELIEDGFIGEPTHVYGNNTQPILEMIPDPDQWRLDSDVTGYGTSVMDLGIYPINTARFLLERDPIAAEARMSSPDEAFDDVPDQYATVTLTLEGDLPLVCTTSQHAQKDTQLKIIGTEGTIELSPAFHGEATLSLSSGSLRTTIEDVEYTAVEEMREEFDYFADRVLNDGEILPDGRHGLADLRTIKGIHEAADRDERVDL, translated from the coding sequence ATGGACACTCGCCCGCTGATATCGCGGTTTACAGAACGTGACTGGGAGACAGACGAAACCGATGGCACTGTTCGCTTCGCGCTGGTTGGACTTGGCTGGTGGACGATGGACGTCGTCGTTCCTGCAATCGAGCAATCAGACTACTGTGAGACGACAGTACTGGTCAGTTCCTCGACTGAAAAAGCCGAACGACTTGCCGACGAGAACAACGTCGAATCTGGAATTACCTACGACGAGTTCCACGACGGTGCGGCCGTTGAGGAGTACGATGCCGTCTACATCGGCACGCCAAACGCCTACCATCTCGACTACGTCGAGACAGCCGCCGACCTCGAGAAGGCGGTCCTCTGTGAGAAGCCACTCGAGGCGACTGTCGAACGCGCCGAGCAGTTAGTCGAGGCGGCCGAAGACGCCGACATTCCACTGATGACGGCCTACCGGATGCACACCGAACCCGCCGTCCGGCGCGCAAAGGAACTCATCGAGGACGGCTTCATCGGCGAGCCAACCCACGTCTACGGCAACAACACCCAGCCGATTCTTGAGATGATCCCTGATCCTGACCAGTGGCGTCTCGATAGCGATGTGACCGGCTACGGGACCTCCGTGATGGATCTGGGTATCTACCCGATCAACACGGCTCGCTTCCTCCTCGAGCGCGACCCAATCGCCGCGGAAGCGCGAATGTCCTCGCCGGACGAGGCGTTCGATGACGTGCCGGACCAGTACGCGACGGTGACGCTCACGCTCGAGGGTGACCTGCCACTCGTCTGTACGACGAGCCAGCACGCCCAGAAAGATACCCAACTCAAGATCATCGGTACCGAGGGAACTATCGAACTCTCGCCGGCGTTCCACGGTGAGGCGACGTTGTCCCTCTCGAGTGGTAGTCTCCGTACTACGATTGAAGACGTCGAGTACACTGCAGTCGAGGAGATGCGCGAAGAGTTCGACTACTTTGCAGACCGCGTGCTGAACGATGGGGAAATCCTCCCCGACGGCCGCCACGGCCTTGCAGACCTGCGAACGATCAAGGGGATTCACGAGGCAGCCGACCGCGACGAACGCGTCGACCTCTAG